A window of the Salvelinus sp. IW2-2015 linkage group LG37, ASM291031v2, whole genome shotgun sequence genome harbors these coding sequences:
- the LOC111960038 gene encoding apolipoprotein L2-like has translation MENNQSAHESGSSDDSMESPPEMRLKKVKKELKESVEVFRHLLDESLMDLQAKVKELHQIADSYENWHRATTRGSLVGGIIGATGGITTLVGLALAPFTLGTSMVVAGVGMGIGVTGGITGAASNITSIVSQRSDRQNIQNIQKHFLEKVKPIEESWRKINWKCEELIAMVNDTVVTGIGLYKIAANLSCLDDFVSFAKFANISKLSPSSAKYLRSAAALTGVLSGLLLVIDIISIVIDFKELDAMENGNQIQSDTVRFIQRIRDMAEQYEQTLNMFTTAKKEILRNKFD, from the exons ATGGAAAATAACCAGTCAGCCCATGAGAGTGGTTCAAGTGACGACAGTATGGAATCACCACCTGAGA TGAGATTGAAAAAAGTGAAAAAGGAATTAAAGGAAAGTGttgaagtattcagacacctccTTGATGAAAGTTTGATGGACCTTCAGGCAAAAGTGAAAGAGCTTCATCAGATAGCTGACAGCTATGAGAATTGGCACCGTGCCACTACTAGAGGTAGTCTGGTAGGGGGTATTATTGGGGCGACTGGAGGGATCACTACTTTAGTAGGCCTTGCCCTGGCTCCATTCACTTTGGGCACCTCCATGGTTGTTGCCGGGGTGGGTATGGGGATAGGTGTAACTGGTGGGATTACTGGCGCTGCTTCTAACATCACCAGTATAGTGAGTCAACGAAGTGACCGACAGAACATTCAGAACATTCAGAAACATTTTCTGGAAAAAGTCAAACCAATTGAGGAAAGCTGGAGGAAAATCAACTGGAAATGTGAAGAATTAATTGCAATGGTCAATGATACAGTTGTGACAGGGATTGGATTGTATAAAATAGCAGCTAATCTGAGTTGTTTAGATGACTTTGTCTCTTTTGCtaaatttgcaaatatttccAAACTAAGTCCCTCATCTGCTAAATATCTCCGTTCAGCAGCAGCATTGACAGGGGTGCTCTCTGGCCTACTCCTAGTTATTGACATAATCTCTATTGTCATAGACTTCAAGGAACTTGATGCAATGGAAAATGGAAACCAAATTCAGTCAGACACAGTGAGGTTTATTCAGAGAATCAGGGACATGGCTGAACAGTATGAGCAGACTCTAAACATGTTTACAACGGCAAAGAAAGAAATTCTTAGAAACAAATTTGATTAA